GGTTCACGAAATCTTATACCTTATATCAGACAAAATCTTAACTTAAGTAATTTAATCGTGGTTGCTCCTGATGAAGGCGGCGTAAAACGAGCAAGTTTTTTTGCAAGAATATTGCAGACGAGATTAGCTATCATGCATAAAGAACGAGATTATTCAACAGTGAATGAAGTCACCTCTATTAAATTATTAGGGGAGGTCAATAACAAAGATGTTTTATTAGTTGATGATATGATTGACACTGCCGGCACCTTAGTTACTGCAGCAAGAACTTTGAAACAACAAGGTGCAAAAAACATTTATTTTTGTACTTCATTGGCATGTTTAAATCCTCCAGCGCTTGAACGATTGGATATTTTATACAAAGAAGGAATTTTAACGCAATTAATAACAACTGATGCTATTTTCCATGGAAATTTAAACAGAGATCATCCATGGTATACCGAGGTTACGGTTGCAGATTATTTTGCTCAAGTTATTCATACAGTTAATACTGGTGAAAGTGTCAGTAGATTGTTGCAGAAGCAATAGGTAAAAAACATTAATCTTTTTAAATTAAAAGTAATTTCTTTCTTTTATGGGGTTCATAGATGATTTATTTGCAGTGGATACTTCAAAACCTCTTCAAGAAGTAGGTGATGTTCTAGGGTTTGTTATTCCGAGAGATGGATTTAGGCAAGGTGCATTAGATCCTAAAAAACTATTAGGACTCCCAACCATTCCTAAAACAGCCGAGCAAATTCTTGAAAAAGTAGGTGCAAGAAGAGTTCGCATGAAATACCAAATGACAAAAGCAGGTGTTCCCTTAGTTCTTCCGTATGATGATACAGGGCAATTAAGTTCCCTTGATGTTGTAGCAATTAATAAAACACAAGAACGGATTAAAGATCAAGTGATGTATGACTATATTATGGGTGGTACAACACGAGGTAATGAAGAAGTTCTTAAGGGGTTTTTTGAACATGCTCATCTGAAAGCAACTCCTATAACACTACCAGGAGGACTTAGATTTAATCCAAGCTATAGAACATTGCATGAACGAGATGGTCGGGCGGTTGGAACAAGAAATTACAGGGTTATTCTTGAAAAAACATTTGATTGGCAACCATTGACCATTACCTTTGCTGTTGGTTACGAAATAAATTTCAGAGGTCAAATAGTAGGTTTTAACATAAGTTATCGTCTTCACCATGATTATAACAATTACCTGCGTGAGTTTCATACAGAAAAAGATTCATGGTACATGGCGGATAATGAATCTTTTTGGGAACGAAGTAGGGAGTCAAGTAAGGCACGAAATCAGCCCCATGGTGAATTTATGATTGCGCAAGAATTGTTGGGAAAAATGCAGTCTCAACATCTTATGGGCTATCTAGGTTCTGTTACTTCTGATAGTTATGGTTCACTAACATATTCACCTAAGTACTGGGTTTATTCAAATGGTGTTTTATTAGATCCACAAACCAAGAGTCCAGTTAAACATCAGAAAGGAAGTACTATGGTAACTGTTGATGCTGATGTTGATGCCACAGTAAAAGCATTGGTCGAAGTAATGCTTAGTCCATCATCAGGAACTGTAATCTCTACAGGTTCCTATGTTAAGACAAGATTATAAGATTAATTATCACCTATTATCTATAAAGAACTTTGCAAAATACTCGCAAAGCTCGGGTTACTGCCAGTTCGCATTTCAATAATTTACCCTAAGGAAAAAATTCCCATTGTAATTTCCTTTTTTCTTGCCCCTTGTATCGAAAATGCTCACGAAATTGGCAGTAACCATAATTTTGCAAAGTTCTCTACATACTATCAATAATCCAGCAGACTAATTTGTCCTTTCCGTTTATTTTCTTTGATTTGAACATCTTCAGGTCGTAATTTTTCCCCTACTTGTTCTTTAATATCCAATGCAACTTTCTTGCCAATTAATTGGCTTAAAGTTGTAACATCAATTTTTTTAATATCACCAAGATCTTTAATGCCATTGTTATAAAGTGTTCTTGCGCGTACTCTCCCAATCCCTTTTAATTTTAATAACCGTAGTAATTCCTCCTTTACTCCATATTGTAATCTTATTCTCGTCTTTGTTATAATGGTATGAATGTTCTTAAGTTTAAGAAGTTTGCATAATTCTTCAGTTGCATACAACAGCCAGTCTCCTCTATCAAGTTTTGCCCGCAATTCACCCGGTCTTACATCATATTTTTCAAGAAGTTGTTCTTCAGTGTTCTCTTCAATCCAGTCTTGCAGCAACAATCCAGTTTTAATGCTCTCTAAAAACCGGTCATAGTCATAATCATAAATATTTGGCTCAAGGACAAGAAGATGATCTTCATACTCACTGACTTTTACTTGGATATTTTCATACTCTTTGCTTTTTACTTTCAACCAAGGTCTCATTTCAAGGGCATGGCTGATCATATGAAGAAAAGAAAATTCATGTGCTCTTTTTTCTTGAGCGCGCTGTAAACAGATAGTAATCTCATACGCAGTTAAAGGATCAAGATATAATTCAGCAACTCTTTTGCCGATGGTTGTAGCTTCGTACGTAGTATCAAGTTCATTGGCAGATTTAAATCCTTTCTTATCAGAAACAATGAATTCATAATTTTCAAGAAGATCAAGCACTTTATCTATGATCTCTTCAAGCCTAAAATGATCTTCAAATTGATGCGCCCAAAAAGTTTTAAGGAAAAAACTCATAATTTGTTGTTTTGTCTTGACAAATTCTGTTGCAATTAAGCTCAACAAATACGTTCGAAGAACAGGTTCAACAGCAAGCTTTGAATAAATTTCTTCAGGGTCTCCCCAAATAAATTTTTCAAGGACTATTTCTTTTTCAGCATTATCTTTAACAATACAAATTGCTTCCCCATAATCCTCTTTTCCAGGTCGTCCAGCTCTTCCCGCAATTTGGTGATAATCCAAGGTTGGAATATACAGCAATCCACGTTGCGTATAACGTTTTAAATCTCGGATAATACATCGAAATGCTGGTAAATCTACTCCCCACGAAAGTGTCGGTGTGCAGCAGATTACTTTCAAAGTTCCATTTCGAAAACTATCCTCAATTAATTCCCGTTGTTCAGCAAGTAATCCAGAATGATGAAAGGCAACGCCATTTTTAATAATC
This genomic interval from Candidatus Woesearchaeota archaeon contains the following:
- a CDS encoding ribose-phosphate pyrophosphokinase, whose protein sequence is MSRGLIGIIACNAGKPFATKVTEELAKIRQESQLKLIIPTKEYHFANTEIKTELLSKVRGMDIYIIQDVENSTIPQDQEGSKLKQDSYSVDENLRALKTAVYAAKICGAQHIAAVLPVFPYSRQDKQQAREAITAALIAREIEIAGADSIITMDIHNLATAGFFKEAVFINLFGSRNLIPYIRQNLNLSNLIVVAPDEGGVKRASFFARILQTRLAIMHKERDYSTVNEVTSIKLLGEVNNKDVLLVDDMIDTAGTLVTAARTLKQQGAKNIYFCTSLACLNPPALERLDILYKEGILTQLITTDAIFHGNLNRDHPWYTEVTVADYFAQVIHTVNTGESVSRLLQKQ